From a region of the Zingiber officinale cultivar Zhangliang chromosome 4B, Zo_v1.1, whole genome shotgun sequence genome:
- the LOC121974880 gene encoding aquaporin PIP2-4 — protein MAKDVEGTEQAEYSAKDYTDPPPAPLIDAEELTKWSLYRAVIAEFIATLLFLYVTVLTVIGYKHQSDTQINNPDAECNGVGVLGIAWAFGGMIFILVYCTAGISGGHINPAVTLGLFLARKVSLVRALLYIIAQCLGAICGVGLVKGFQRSFYVRYGGGANELQPGYSKGTGLGAEIIGTFVLVYTVFSATDPKRSARDSHVPVLAPLPIGFAVFMVHLATIPITGTGINPARSFGAAVIYNKDKAWDDQWIFWVGPVIGAAIAAAYHQYILRASGAKALGSFRSNA, from the exons ATGGCGAAGGACGTTGAAGGGACGGAGCAAGCGGAGTACAGCGCCAAGGACTACACCGACCCACCGCCGGCGCCGCTGATCGACGCGGAGGAGCTCACCAAGTGGTCGCTCTACCGCGCCGTCATCGCCGAGTTCATCGCCACCTTGCTCTTCCTCTACGTCACCGTCCTCACCGTCATCGGGTACAAACACCAGTCCGACACCCAGATCAACAACCCCGACGCGGAGTGTAACGGCGTCGGCGTGCTCGGCATCGCCTGGGCCTTCGGCGGCATGATCTTCATCCTGGTTTACTGCACCGCCGGCATCTCCG GTGGGCATATAAATCCGGCGGTGACGTTGGGACTGTTCCTGGCGCGAAAGGTTTCGCTGGTGCGGGCGCTGCTGTACATAATAGCGCAGTGCCTGGGGGCCATCTGCGGGGTGGGGCTGGTGAAGGGATTCCAGCGATCGTTCTACGTGCGCTACGGAGGCGGCGCCAACGAGCTTCAACCCGGGTACTCCAAGGGCACCGGCCTCGGCGCAGAGATCATCGGCACCTTCGTCCTCGTTTATACTGTCTTCTCGGCCACCGACCCCAAGCGCAGCGCCCGCGACTCCCACGTCCCGGTTTTGGCTCCGCTTCCGATTGGGTTCGCGGTGTTCATGGTACACCTGGCGACGATTCCGATCACCGGAACAGGCATTAACCCGGCCAGGAGTTTCGGAGCCGCAGTCATCTACAACAAGGACAAGGCTTGGGACGACCAG TGGATCTTCTGGGTGGGACCAGTCATCGGAGCTGCGATCGCAGCGGCCTATCACCAGTACATTTTGAGGGCGAGCGGTGCCAAGGCTTTGGGTTCTTTCCGCAGCAACGCTTGA